Proteins co-encoded in one Syngnathoides biaculeatus isolate LvHL_M chromosome 22, ASM1980259v1, whole genome shotgun sequence genomic window:
- the si:ch211-136m16.8 gene encoding uncharacterized protein si:ch211-136m16.8, with the protein MDAARVQGTLWNVLYYIAGAVNRFLRAEPSGIIKDDPFQESTIESRSSANDHTAGFRQDKSAMAACPQNATGPAWAGEDAKNTETEAPEQFDNSAKESVEMTSSFAHLNLREKTTGNLENSGGPKTREKVENTDGFFKLASDRGIKRHTEDQLEVGSGPKRWEGEDHEKNSSADNQSKTQIQDQEKTTGNLENSAQELDGAFKNIPVSVCDVPRQLHAPACEEPLPEHNNEDFPDGNTTQGFLEGADSEEIQTHGRLQEEVENEEQESLQNGSRSEHDLFCVDEMKVMCESMKMRDKLSEQELDAPCGGLTENHIEDLQEGTAVVELRQGQKLHDAAGNNSEVEIETSGFTCDKLLDVNKERVADAVNMGGDLTGSSLDKEETAPEKSAVENARNGREDQDQKQEEEVTKDDETVKAVKDAFKDDATTVDLATSKTCDTKESTPCSVIQRQDVTAGILLDLGVQTASPEENFDAKQDEISYENLSLEKREPQIRSETESFIEISWDFLDQSFGESQAAPCTAELTAASASFAVEQANVQTVAETNAAASLKSDSQLHRSDSEMSREKLARCSGEALQTKIPQSSEPEGDIQVNSFALNFAPQRSRIAVKNPRARPPTDRHSLLMRPSVDAACPPPPPPPPPTSKNSADGHVFGGLGFGIKLPGLGSGFPVLKKLQKMEAEPKAAPKPDSAKQADVPQKPKWMPPKQAGFGNPFISELKTKLKKATKN; encoded by the exons TACTATATAGCCGGAGCCGTCAACAGATTCCTCAGGGCAGAACCTTCCGGCATCATCAAAGATGATCCTTTTCAAGAATCCACAATTGAAAGCCGTTCCAGTGCGAATGACCACACCGCAGGCTTCCGTCAGGACAAATCAGCCATGGCCGCGTGTCCGCAGAATGCCACTGGACCAGCTTGGGCCGGGGAAGACGCCAAAAACACTGAAACCGAAGCACCTGAGCAATTTGACAATTCTGCAAAAGAATCTGTGGAGATGACGAGCAGTTTCGCTCATTTGAATCTGAGAGAGAAGACTACAGGGAATCTGGAAAATTCTGGCGGGCCAAAGACTCGAGAAAAAGTGGAAAATACCGACGGGTTTTTCAAACTAGCCTCTGATCGAGGAATAAAACGTCACACTGAAGATCAGCTCGAAGTTGGGTCAGGGCCTAAACGATGGGAGGGCGAGGATCATGAAAAGAACTCATCTGCAGACAACCAGTCAAAAACTCAGATCCAGGACCAGGAGAAGACGACAGGTAATCTCGAAAATTCTGCTCAGGAACTCGACGGAGCCTTTAAAAATATACCCGTGAGTGTTTGTGATGTGCCAAGGCAACTACATGCACCGGCATGTGAGGAGCCACTTCCTGAGCACAACAATGAGGATTTTCCAGATGGAAATACAACACAGGGGTTCCTGGAAGGTGCGGATTCCGAGGAAATCCAGACCCACGGACGTTTACAAGAAGAGGTGGAGAACGAAGAGCAGGAGAGCCTTCAAAACGGCAGCCGTTCAGAACACGACTTGTTTTGTGTTGACGAAATGAAGGTGATGTGTGAGAGTATGAAGATGAGAGACAAACTGTCAGAGCAGGAACTGGATGCACCCTGTGGTGGCCTCACAGAAAACCACATTGAAGACCTTCAGGAGGGGACTGCGGTGGTTGAACTGCGACAAGGTCAAAAGTTGCACGACGCGGCAGGAAATAACAGCGAGGTCGAGATTGAAACTAGTGGATTCACTTGCGATAAACTCCTCGACGTAAACAAAGAGCGGGTGGctgatgcagtcaatatgggaGGCGACCTCACTGGATCGTCGCTCGACAAAGAAGAGACGGCGCCTGAAAAGTCCGccgtggaaaatgcaagaaacgGTAGGGAAGACCAAGACCAGAAGCAAGAGGAAGAAGTCACTAAAGATGATGAAACTGTGAAGGCGGTCAAGGATGCGTTCAAAGACGACGCAACCACTGTCGATCTCGCGACGTCCAAGACCTGCGACACCAAGGAATCCACACCCTGCTCCGTCATTCAACGCCAAGATGTGACGGCGGGAATTCTCCTCGACTTGGGGGTGCAGACCGCTTCACCAGAGGAGAACTTTGACGCCAAACAAGACGAGATATCGTACGAGAATCTGTCTTTGGAAAAGAGGGAGccacaaataagatcagaaacgGAGAGCTTCATCGAGATATCGTGGGACTTCTTGGACCAGTCCTTTGGAGAATCCCAGGCTGCCCCTTGTACCGCAGAATTGACAGCAGCCTCAGCTTCCTTTGCGGTTGAGCAAGCCAACGTTCAAACGGTTGCCGAGACGAATGCAGCGGCAAGCTTAAAGAGCGATTCCCAGTTGCACAGAAGTGACTCCGAGATGTCGCGAGAGAAGCTAGCGAGGTGTTCTGGTGAAGCCTTACAGACAAAGATTCCTCAATCATCGGAGCCAGAAGGTGATATTCAG GTGAACAGCTTTGCACTGAACTTTGCACCTCAGAGGTCACGAATCGCCGTGAAAAACCCCCGCGCGAGGCCGCCGACTGATCGGCACTCGCTTCTCATGAGGCCCTCGGTGGATGCTGCGtgccctccacccccacccccacccccgcccacgTCCAAAAACTCTGCAGACGGTCACGTGTTCGGCGGCTTGGGCTTTGGAATCAAACTACCGG GGCTGGGTTCAGGGTTTCCTGTTTTGAAAAAGTTGCAAAAGATG GAAGCTGAGCCCAAAGCGGCGCCGAAGCCTGACTCCGCCAAACAAGCTGATGTGCCGCAGAAACCAAAATGGATGCCACCAAAACAAGCagg ATTTGGAAATCCCTTCATATCAGAGCTCAAGACCAAACTGAAGAAAGCCACCAAGAACTGA
- the LOC133496034 gene encoding transcription factor 7-like 2 isoform X1, which produces MDGDELSDRLCVLGDQDVMGDAPAFDLPASQSLPSPRDPAGESVYAELRTVEGEVDGSGVWFPVGKMSEVPAPMMAMTPALEPPCGPGFMMPYSHGLSLPYDWSASPFHSDLCEEPPAATMQPEGVSLSTIGHMKSHVAQRNHFPCVAAQSPNSSRSKKGEDHRDEKKSEKYIKKPLNAFMLFRQEQRPRVVALFNIRNSADVNKVVGQMWKSLSKTEQRKYFELADAAKLLHTQQHPDWSCTENYGKKRKRQRVKVNCNSQEDSCQGKRPDLESVETRATKDDVHQKAAMSQKQLRVMLEFML; this is translated from the exons ATGGATGGAGATGAGCTCTCGGACCGGCTCTGCGTTCTCGGCGATCAGGACGTGATGGGCGACGCGCCCGCCTTCGACCTCCCGGCGTCCCAAAGTCTCCCATCGCCGCGCGACCCGGCAGGCGAGAGCGTCTACGCGGAGCTCCGGACCGTGGAGGGCGAGGTGGACGGCTCGGGGGTCTGGTTCCCCGTCGGGAAGATGTCGGAGGTTCCCGCGCCGATGATGGCGATGACTCCCGCTTTAGAGCCGCCATGCGGTCCCGGTTTCATGATGCCTTACAGCCACGGCCTG TCTCTCCCCTACGACTGGTCGGCAAGTCCCTTTCATTCTGACCTG TGTGAAGAGCCACCAGCGGCAACGATGCAACCCGAGGGTGTCAGCTTGAGTACGATTGGACACAT GAAAAGTCATGTTGCGCAAAGAAATCACTTTCCTTGTGTTGCTGCCCAATCACCAAACTCATCCAGGTCAAA GAAAGGCGAGGACCACCGGGAcgaaaagaaaagtgaaaagtACATCAAGAAGCCGCTAAACGCCTTCATGCTGTTCCGGCAGGAGCAAAGGCCCAGAGTTGTCGCTCTGTTCAACATTCGCAACAGCGCCGATGTCAACAAAGTGGTGGGACAGATG TGGAAGTCGCTGTCAAAAACGGAGCAGAGGAAGTACTTTGAGCTTGCCGACGCCGCAAAACTCCTCCACACCCAGCAGCATCCCGACTGGTCCTGCACTGAAAATTAT GGTAAAAAGCGAAAGAGGCAAAGGGTGAAAGTTAACTGCAACAGTcaag AGGACTCTTGCCAGGGCAAGAGGCCAGACCTCGAGTCGGTCGAGACTCGTGCAACAAAGGATGATGTTCATCAGAAGGCGGCCATGTCCCAAAAGCAACTGCGAGTGATGCTGGAGTTCATGCTTTAA
- the LOC133496034 gene encoding transcription factor 7-like 2 isoform X2: MDGDELSDRLCVLGDQDVMGDAPAFDLPASQSLPSPRDPAGESVYAELRTVEGEVDGSGVWFPVGKMSEVPAPMMAMTPALEPPCGPGFMMPYSHGLSLPYDWSASPFHSDLCEEPPAATMQPEGVSLSTIGHMKGEDHRDEKKSEKYIKKPLNAFMLFRQEQRPRVVALFNIRNSADVNKVVGQMWKSLSKTEQRKYFELADAAKLLHTQQHPDWSCTENYGKKRKRQRVKVNCNSQEDSCQGKRPDLESVETRATKDDVHQKAAMSQKQLRVMLEFML; the protein is encoded by the exons ATGGATGGAGATGAGCTCTCGGACCGGCTCTGCGTTCTCGGCGATCAGGACGTGATGGGCGACGCGCCCGCCTTCGACCTCCCGGCGTCCCAAAGTCTCCCATCGCCGCGCGACCCGGCAGGCGAGAGCGTCTACGCGGAGCTCCGGACCGTGGAGGGCGAGGTGGACGGCTCGGGGGTCTGGTTCCCCGTCGGGAAGATGTCGGAGGTTCCCGCGCCGATGATGGCGATGACTCCCGCTTTAGAGCCGCCATGCGGTCCCGGTTTCATGATGCCTTACAGCCACGGCCTG TCTCTCCCCTACGACTGGTCGGCAAGTCCCTTTCATTCTGACCTG TGTGAAGAGCCACCAGCGGCAACGATGCAACCCGAGGGTGTCAGCTTGAGTACGATTGGACACAT GAAAGGCGAGGACCACCGGGAcgaaaagaaaagtgaaaagtACATCAAGAAGCCGCTAAACGCCTTCATGCTGTTCCGGCAGGAGCAAAGGCCCAGAGTTGTCGCTCTGTTCAACATTCGCAACAGCGCCGATGTCAACAAAGTGGTGGGACAGATG TGGAAGTCGCTGTCAAAAACGGAGCAGAGGAAGTACTTTGAGCTTGCCGACGCCGCAAAACTCCTCCACACCCAGCAGCATCCCGACTGGTCCTGCACTGAAAATTAT GGTAAAAAGCGAAAGAGGCAAAGGGTGAAAGTTAACTGCAACAGTcaag AGGACTCTTGCCAGGGCAAGAGGCCAGACCTCGAGTCGGTCGAGACTCGTGCAACAAAGGATGATGTTCATCAGAAGGCGGCCATGTCCCAAAAGCAACTGCGAGTGATGCTGGAGTTCATGCTTTAA